One Candidatus Binatia bacterium DNA segment encodes these proteins:
- a CDS encoding efflux RND transporter permease subunit yields MSLPRFAVRQPVLINLAFALLIVAGFQTAKRIPIDVFPDISFNTAIVVTPWFGASPGEVERLITSKLEEEFDGISGIKNMSSYSTYGLSEINIEWDESLSDSEAESALNDLRSAIERVSDLPEDAERPILREISVSEVYHVATVAVTDTGGVGESAILHVAEDLKRKLEKVPGVRRAELRGERDRELRIVVDREKALQYNLTLPEISATLSRNNRNFPGGSFTNESLGEITVRGLGQYESMDAIAATIVGKSASGTHIRLSELARIEEGFEERRLSSRLNGESTIFLGLSKESDYDVIELMENVGVELVSYRKLLPPGIAVEVPTDDSRYVANRIGIMTSNLLLGVLFVIVLLWLTVGLRNAMVAVIGVPFAFLVALTLFPFFDITINSLSLVGFVMVSGMLVDDAIILVENIYRHVENGEPIHEAVIAGAEEVMWPVTAAVLTTAAAFIPMLTISGTSGEFMSILPKTVVVCLIGSLFEALLILPVHYLDWGSRHSIGETTRGNRLTQRFQAIRTASDARLASLRERYLRSQTRLLPERHAFLATCGAAFLFAIALFTRVPVDLFPSDYNMLFVTIKSSRDAGFDTTDKIIAGVETALKDLGDEITDISTNIGMGMTSDERPVLGVNWAVLYITFPETAENTSNPDRLLSMVRDRLTVYQDNHPGEIESLIVAPPRNGPPIGKPVAIRIQSENYEEAKQIAGEMKLKLASLPGVYNIEDNVPLGPREMRVVLNENRASIHGLTFQDVGFALTAANEGLISSSFRPPDQSDDIDIRVLLEQDDRDSIRDLMDIEVRARDGYLVQLGDVADLELERGYQRLYHYGAQRAVVVYADVDGENATSVSVNNLMQDTFSDIPNRYPGVDLVFGGEFQATDDAFADMGRAFLLAALAIYAILAAQFRSYAQPAIVMSVIVFSFIGVTFGLYLLSLVWSGYALSMYVLYAIVGLAGIVVNDSLVLIDFINKERERGLSSVDAVMSGCEKRFRPIFLTTVTTVMGLAPMAIGLSGYSTVFSPFAASIVFGLGVASLLTLYVVPMLYLTLEDVQGLLPGQPADPTSDSS; encoded by the coding sequence ATGAGCTTGCCCCGTTTCGCCGTCCGCCAGCCGGTTCTGATCAATCTGGCATTCGCGCTCTTGATCGTGGCGGGATTCCAAACGGCCAAACGCATCCCTATCGATGTCTTCCCCGACATCTCGTTCAATACAGCGATCGTCGTGACCCCCTGGTTCGGCGCCTCTCCCGGCGAGGTTGAACGTCTCATCACGTCCAAACTTGAAGAGGAGTTCGACGGAATTTCCGGCATCAAGAATATGTCGAGTTATTCGACCTACGGGCTCTCCGAGATCAATATTGAATGGGATGAATCGCTCAGCGATAGCGAGGCCGAGTCGGCCCTGAACGACCTGCGCTCGGCTATCGAGCGCGTATCGGACCTTCCCGAGGATGCCGAGCGCCCGATCCTCAGGGAAATCTCGGTCTCCGAAGTCTATCACGTCGCGACAGTCGCGGTCACCGATACAGGAGGCGTCGGAGAATCGGCCATCTTGCATGTGGCCGAGGACCTCAAGCGCAAGCTGGAGAAAGTCCCGGGCGTACGCAGGGCAGAACTGCGCGGCGAACGGGACCGCGAGTTACGGATTGTCGTGGACCGCGAGAAAGCGCTCCAATACAACCTGACCCTGCCCGAGATCAGCGCGACGCTATCGCGCAACAATCGGAATTTTCCCGGCGGCAGCTTCACCAATGAATCCCTCGGCGAGATCACCGTGCGCGGCCTTGGTCAGTACGAAAGCATGGATGCCATTGCCGCGACGATTGTCGGCAAGAGCGCCTCCGGCACTCATATTCGTCTTTCCGAACTCGCGCGGATCGAAGAAGGTTTTGAGGAGCGCCGTCTCTCTTCCCGCCTCAATGGCGAGAGTACGATCTTCCTGGGGCTTTCCAAGGAGAGCGACTACGATGTCATCGAGTTGATGGAGAATGTGGGCGTAGAACTTGTTTCCTACCGCAAGTTGCTTCCACCCGGCATCGCCGTCGAGGTTCCGACCGACGACTCGCGCTACGTTGCGAATCGCATCGGCATCATGACCTCGAACCTTCTTCTCGGGGTTCTTTTCGTGATCGTCCTGCTCTGGCTGACCGTCGGACTGCGCAATGCGATGGTCGCGGTCATCGGCGTGCCATTCGCTTTCCTGGTCGCCCTGACGCTCTTTCCTTTCTTCGACATCACCATCAACTCGCTCTCGCTTGTAGGCTTCGTCATGGTCAGCGGCATGCTCGTCGACGATGCCATTATTTTGGTGGAAAATATCTATCGGCACGTGGAGAACGGCGAGCCGATTCACGAGGCTGTGATCGCCGGTGCCGAAGAGGTGATGTGGCCTGTCACGGCTGCCGTGCTGACCACAGCAGCCGCCTTCATCCCGATGTTGACGATCTCGGGCACGTCCGGCGAATTCATGTCGATTCTGCCCAAAACAGTTGTCGTATGCCTGATCGGCTCGCTTTTCGAGGCATTGCTGATCCTGCCGGTGCACTATCTGGACTGGGGAAGTCGTCATTCGATTGGAGAGACCACCCGCGGGAATCGTCTTACGCAGCGATTTCAGGCGATCCGAACCGCTTCCGACGCACGGCTCGCGAGCCTGCGGGAACGCTACCTTCGATCTCAGACCCGACTCTTGCCCGAGCGTCATGCCTTTCTCGCCACGTGTGGCGCAGCATTCCTTTTCGCAATCGCGCTTTTCACACGCGTGCCAGTCGATCTCTTTCCCAGCGACTACAATATGCTTTTTGTCACCATCAAATCCTCGCGGGACGCGGGATTCGATACCACGGACAAAATTATCGCGGGGGTCGAAACCGCTCTCAAGGACCTCGGGGACGAAATCACCGACATCTCCACCAACATCGGCATGGGAATGACGTCCGACGAAAGACCCGTTCTTGGAGTGAACTGGGCGGTGCTTTATATCACCTTCCCCGAAACCGCCGAGAACACCTCCAATCCCGACCGATTGCTGAGTATGGTGCGCGACCGACTGACGGTCTACCAGGACAACCACCCCGGCGAAATCGAAAGCCTGATTGTGGCGCCACCGCGCAACGGCCCCCCTATAGGCAAACCCGTCGCGATCCGAATCCAGTCCGAAAACTACGAAGAGGCCAAGCAGATCGCCGGCGAAATGAAGCTCAAACTGGCGAGTCTCCCCGGGGTTTATAATATCGAGGATAACGTCCCGCTCGGCCCGCGAGAAATGCGCGTCGTCTTGAATGAAAACCGCGCCTCGATTCACGGGCTCACTTTTCAGGACGTCGGGTTCGCATTGACGGCAGCAAACGAAGGTCTGATTTCATCCAGCTTCCGGCCACCGGACCAATCCGACGATATCGACATCCGCGTTCTTCTGGAACAAGACGATCGCGACAGCATTCGGGATCTGATGGATATCGAGGTCCGTGCGAGAGATGGCTACCTCGTCCAACTAGGCGACGTTGCCGATTTGGAACTAGAGCGCGGCTACCAAAGGCTCTACCACTATGGCGCACAACGAGCCGTCGTGGTCTACGCCGATGTCGACGGTGAAAACGCGACCTCCGTCTCGGTCAATAACCTGATGCAGGACACCTTCTCGGATATCCCGAATCGCTACCCCGGAGTTGATCTTGTCTTCGGAGGCGAGTTTCAGGCCACAGACGATGCCTTCGCGGATATGGGCCGTGCGTTCCTGCTGGCCGCTCTCGCAATCTATGCAATTCTCGCCGCACAGTTCCGGTCCTACGCTCAGCCCGCGATCGTGATGAGCGTGATTGTATTCTCGTTTATCGGAGTCACTTTCGGACTCTATCTGCTCTCTTTGGTGTGGAGTGGCTATGCACTCTCGATGTATGTGCTCTATGCAATTGTAGGCCTTGCAGGCATTGTGGTGAACGATTCGCTGGTTCTGATCGACTTCATCAACAAGGAGCGGGAGCGAGGCCTCTCTTCGGTCGATGCCGTGATGAGCGGATGCGAGAAACGCTTCCGTCCGATCTTTCTCACGACCGTGACCACCGTGATGGGACTCGCACCCATGGCCATCGGTCTGTCAGGGTATTCGACAGTCTTCAGCCCTTTCGCAGCCTCCATCGTCTTCGGCCTCGGGGTGGCCAGCCTCCTGACCTTGTATGTGGTTCCCATGCTGTACTTGACCCTCGAGGACGTTCAGGGTCTTCTGCCAGGGCAACCGGCGGACCCTACGAGCGATTCGTCCTGA
- a CDS encoding efflux RND transporter periplasmic adaptor subunit, which produces MTEDTQSTSDRSSLRRKLLGTGLVLLAGFVVLLATAPDGGDSGAPSPDRGRRVVSSTLVSEQLVDAEVRLSGILEADREVRLSAESSGRVVVMGAQALDPVTKGQILLEIDPIPAEIAVRQAQAQVDRTESELALATAQSRRSTSLAEREVLSQSEIDSTESRLGVARAALASARAQLDRALDDRAKRTIRAPFSGVLRSFQPQEGEFVRTGQEVGELVSLDLLTLEVGLTDRDIAWVPQGSTAEVFVEAMPDRVFKGVAQRIARAANADNRKFPVEIEVPNIDRNLRPGMVAQARIELARSTRILAIPREAVLSQLGVTSVFLSEDEPDTDLQRLRQIPIRVRPVPFRATLVEVVSGLEPGQRIATSDLRQLSDNELVSLDPEENR; this is translated from the coding sequence ATGACTGAAGATACGCAATCAACCTCGGACCGCTCTTCGCTGCGGCGCAAGCTTCTCGGGACAGGCCTCGTGCTCCTAGCAGGCTTTGTGGTTCTTCTTGCAACAGCGCCCGATGGCGGGGACTCCGGTGCGCCGTCACCGGACCGAGGGCGACGTGTCGTTTCCAGCACTCTCGTGAGCGAGCAACTGGTCGATGCCGAGGTGCGGCTGTCCGGCATTCTGGAAGCCGACCGCGAAGTACGACTCTCGGCAGAGAGTTCCGGGCGAGTTGTCGTGATGGGCGCACAAGCCCTCGATCCGGTGACCAAGGGCCAGATCCTTCTCGAAATTGACCCGATTCCCGCAGAGATAGCGGTACGCCAGGCGCAGGCGCAGGTGGATCGAACCGAGAGTGAGTTGGCGCTCGCGACCGCACAGAGCCGACGAAGCACTTCTCTCGCCGAACGGGAAGTGCTTTCCCAATCCGAGATCGACAGCACGGAGAGCAGGCTCGGGGTCGCTCGCGCAGCCCTGGCTTCAGCACGAGCGCAACTGGATCGTGCGCTCGACGACCGCGCCAAGCGCACCATCCGAGCACCCTTTTCGGGTGTGCTGCGATCCTTCCAACCGCAAGAAGGCGAATTCGTGCGAACCGGGCAAGAAGTGGGCGAACTGGTTTCGTTGGATTTACTGACCCTCGAGGTCGGGCTTACCGACCGGGACATCGCGTGGGTTCCGCAGGGCTCCACAGCAGAGGTTTTCGTTGAAGCGATGCCCGATCGTGTATTTAAGGGCGTTGCTCAAAGAATCGCTCGGGCCGCGAATGCCGACAACCGGAAATTCCCTGTCGAGATCGAAGTACCCAATATCGACCGAAACCTTCGTCCGGGAATGGTCGCGCAAGCCCGGATCGAGCTGGCACGTTCGACCCGAATCCTCGCGATTCCACGCGAGGCGGTCCTCAGCCAGCTCGGCGTCACCTCGGTATTTCTATCCGAAGACGAGCCCGACACCGACCTCCAACGGCTTCGACAGATCCCGATTCGTGTGAGACCAGTTCCCTTTCGAGCCACTCTGGTGGAGGTGGTCAGCGGCCTTGAACCGGGACAGCGTATCGCAACCTCCGACCTGCGCCAACTCAGCGATAACGAGCTCGTATCGCTCGACCCCGAGGAAAATCGATGA